In one Nitrososphaera viennensis EN76 genomic region, the following are encoded:
- a CDS encoding isocitrate/isopropylmalate dehydrogenase family protein, which translates to MTRYVISLIRGDGIGPEQTAAAKKILEAISDNTSTKFTINEVEAGDAALAKHGKALPEFSVDTIKNSQACLKGPVGESAADVIIVLRRMFDLYANVRPAKSYPNIPALSPKVDMVTVRENTEDVYLGWEFNADPGTVVALRITSEKASRRIAEYAFKTATMRDSKRKVVAVHKANVMRKGDGLFASVCREVAKKYPRIQYSELYVDAASMNLIRNPEEFDVIVTTNLFGDILSDEAAQVVGGLGMGPAANIGEGFALFEPVHGAAFDIAGKNAANPSSILLSAKMMLEWLADRHKDRKAAEQGARIEEAIVGLLKQDKKTKDIGGKLSTTEFTDLVAKELF; encoded by the coding sequence TTGACAAGGTACGTCATTTCGCTCATCAGAGGGGACGGGATAGGGCCCGAGCAGACGGCGGCCGCTAAAAAGATCCTCGAAGCAATAAGCGACAACACGTCTACAAAATTCACCATAAACGAGGTAGAGGCAGGCGACGCGGCCCTTGCCAAGCACGGAAAGGCCCTTCCGGAATTTTCGGTCGACACCATCAAAAACTCGCAGGCGTGCCTGAAGGGGCCAGTAGGCGAGAGTGCGGCCGACGTCATCATAGTTCTCAGGCGCATGTTCGACCTCTATGCAAACGTCAGGCCGGCCAAGTCGTACCCGAACATCCCGGCGCTTTCTCCAAAAGTAGATATGGTGACGGTGAGGGAGAACACGGAGGACGTCTACCTTGGCTGGGAATTCAACGCCGACCCCGGTACCGTGGTCGCATTAAGGATCACTTCTGAAAAGGCGTCAAGGAGGATTGCCGAGTACGCGTTCAAGACGGCGACGATGCGCGACAGCAAGCGAAAGGTGGTCGCGGTGCACAAGGCAAACGTGATGCGCAAGGGCGACGGGCTCTTTGCGTCGGTGTGCAGAGAAGTCGCCAAAAAGTACCCCAGGATACAGTACAGCGAGCTCTACGTCGACGCGGCGTCGATGAACCTCATCCGCAACCCGGAAGAGTTTGACGTCATCGTCACCACCAACCTCTTTGGCGACATCCTGTCAGACGAGGCAGCGCAGGTAGTCGGCGGGCTTGGCATGGGCCCGGCGGCAAACATTGGCGAGGGCTTTGCGCTCTTTGAGCCGGTTCACGGCGCGGCGTTTGACATCGCCGGCAAGAATGCGGCAAACCCATCGTCGATTCTGCTTTCCGCCAAGATGATGCTTGAATGGCTTGCCGACAGGCACAAGGACAGAAAGGCGGCAGAGCAGGGCGCCCGAATAGAGGAGGCCATAGTCGGCCTTCTAAAGCAGGACAAAAAGACAAAGGACATCGGGGGCAAGCTGTCTACCACGGAATTCACCGATCTCGTGGCAAAAGAGCTGTTTTAG
- a CDS encoding 2-isopropylmalate synthase, whose translation MSEEKVRIFDTTLRDGEQSPGVTVTPEQKVHIAQKLDELGVDAIEAGFPIVSAGEMYAVKTIANSGLKAEVCGLARAVDADIDAAIKCDLKYVHTFIATSDIHMQYKLKMTREQVLERAVHAVEYAKKHGLKVEFSAEDATRSDRAFLIKVFSAVAQAGADRVDIPDTVGYSTPQYITELVKEVKEATRLPISMHCHDDFGLAVANSIAGINAGAACAHVTINGLGERAGNASLEEFVMALQCLYNKKHNIKTQLLYETSKFVSNTMGIIVQPNKAIIGENAFGHESGIHTHGVINNPLTYEPISPELVGRKRWLQAGKHAGAHGIRAMLEEFGINPNEEQLHMIVEKQKNIADKGKAITTSELLTIAGEVMHNSQFEERFKLYDFHIVTGMNIIPTAVIRLNAEGKDLIASDTGVGPVDAALKAIQKIAADVASIKIREYRLDSISGGSDALAEVSVKVEDKNGNVVSARKANEDIVVASVEAMMDAINKVLLKKVLYSKS comes from the coding sequence TTGAGCGAAGAAAAGGTCAGGATTTTCGACACCACTCTCCGCGACGGCGAGCAGTCGCCGGGCGTGACGGTGACGCCGGAGCAAAAGGTGCACATTGCGCAGAAACTAGACGAGCTTGGAGTGGACGCAATCGAGGCGGGATTTCCCATAGTGTCGGCAGGCGAGATGTACGCCGTCAAGACGATAGCAAACTCGGGCTTGAAGGCGGAGGTCTGTGGCCTTGCGCGCGCAGTCGACGCCGACATCGACGCGGCGATAAAGTGCGACTTGAAGTACGTGCACACGTTCATCGCGACCTCTGACATCCACATGCAGTACAAGCTAAAGATGACTCGCGAGCAGGTTCTTGAAAGGGCTGTGCACGCAGTTGAGTACGCCAAAAAGCACGGCCTCAAGGTAGAGTTTTCGGCAGAGGACGCCACGCGGTCGGACAGGGCGTTTTTGATAAAGGTGTTCAGCGCAGTGGCGCAAGCGGGGGCCGACAGGGTCGACATCCCTGACACTGTGGGGTATTCAACGCCCCAGTACATCACAGAACTTGTCAAGGAGGTCAAAGAGGCGACGAGGTTGCCAATAAGCATGCACTGCCACGACGACTTTGGGCTTGCTGTGGCAAACTCGATAGCAGGCATCAACGCAGGCGCGGCGTGCGCGCACGTCACGATAAATGGGCTTGGCGAGCGAGCAGGCAATGCGTCGCTTGAAGAGTTTGTAATGGCGCTCCAGTGCCTCTACAACAAAAAGCACAACATCAAGACGCAGCTGCTCTACGAGACGTCCAAGTTTGTCTCTAACACGATGGGAATCATCGTCCAGCCAAACAAAGCAATCATCGGCGAGAACGCCTTTGGCCACGAGTCGGGCATACACACCCACGGCGTCATCAACAACCCGCTCACCTACGAGCCCATCAGCCCCGAGCTTGTGGGAAGGAAACGCTGGCTCCAGGCAGGCAAGCACGCCGGCGCGCACGGCATCAGGGCGATGCTTGAAGAGTTTGGCATCAACCCGAACGAAGAGCAATTGCACATGATAGTAGAGAAGCAAAAGAACATTGCAGACAAGGGCAAGGCAATCACGACGTCAGAGTTGCTCACCATAGCAGGAGAGGTGATGCACAACTCGCAGTTTGAGGAGCGCTTCAAGCTGTACGATTTTCACATCGTCACGGGCATGAACATCATCCCGACGGCAGTCATCAGGCTCAACGCGGAGGGCAAGGACCTCATTGCGTCTGACACGGGAGTCGGCCCGGTGGACGCAGCCCTCAAGGCCATCCAAAAGATAGCCGCAGACGTGGCAAGCATCAAGATACGCGAGTACAGGCTCGACTCCATCTCTGGAGGCTCAGACGCCCTTGCAGAGGTGTCAGTCAAGGTGGAGGACAAGAACGGTAACGTCGTCTCTGCGAGAAAGGCCAACGAGGACATTGTGGTCGCATCCGTAGAGGCGATGATGGATGCCATCAACAAGGTGCTCCTGAAAAAGGTGCTCTATTCCAAGAGCTAA
- a CDS encoding B-box zinc finger protein: protein MANCSICGSRFAEKKCYFCQNKVCTSCTVPADVTGSAITVKCMTCDRKGINKISFFAVLKRNKFLLGVIFGFWIFTIFPLPFLQLAGYEASAIVLQPVLFATAILIIPFVFMLFAWQKRAPKEN, encoded by the coding sequence ATGGCAAACTGCTCTATATGCGGCTCGCGTTTTGCAGAAAAAAAATGCTACTTTTGCCAGAACAAAGTCTGCACCTCCTGCACAGTCCCGGCGGACGTGACCGGGAGCGCGATCACGGTAAAATGCATGACATGCGACCGCAAGGGCATCAACAAGATCAGCTTTTTCGCGGTGCTCAAACGCAACAAGTTTCTCCTTGGCGTCATTTTCGGGTTCTGGATATTCACGATATTCCCGCTGCCATTCCTGCAGCTGGCTGGCTACGAGGCAAGCGCCATAGTGCTCCAGCCGGTGCTCTTTGCAACTGCAATCCTTATCATACCGTTCGTGTTCATGCTCTTTGCATGGCAAAAGCGGGCGCCAAAGGAAAACTAG